In Roseovarius indicus, one genomic interval encodes:
- the mobC gene encoding plasmid mobilization relaxosome protein MobC codes for MPRRRRLSEIERSTIAQDRRNGVSAASLAAHYDVSLKTIYNVVNHWGERQTANGSRSRVVGIRVSDDDLRRFDAALSRRGIAHRSDAMRRLMLAAEGVFLPDDEMCDELRNLGAALNRVGNNVNQIARRLNEAKVRGERLSYPASSHRDVRALAGLVFDLADQVQEMSRARRSLLDLEISSALAGLAERDENGAE; via the coding sequence ATGCCCCGCCGCCGCAGACTGTCAGAGATCGAGCGATCGACCATCGCCCAGGACCGCCGGAACGGCGTCTCCGCGGCGTCGTTGGCAGCCCACTACGATGTCAGCCTGAAGACGATCTACAACGTGGTGAACCACTGGGGTGAGCGTCAGACAGCGAACGGCAGCCGATCGCGGGTTGTGGGGATCCGGGTCTCGGACGACGACCTGCGCCGGTTCGACGCGGCGCTGTCGCGGCGCGGGATTGCGCACCGCTCGGATGCCATGCGCCGACTGATGCTGGCGGCCGAAGGTGTCTTCCTGCCCGACGACGAGATGTGTGACGAGTTGCGCAATCTCGGCGCCGCGCTCAACCGGGTCGGCAACAACGTGAACCAGATCGCGCGACGTTTGAACGAGGCCAAGGTGCGGGGCGAGAGACTGTCCTACCCGGCCTCAAGTCACCGTGACGTCCGCGCCCTTGCGGGTCTGGTCTTCGATCTGGCCGATCAGGTCCAGGAGATGTCGCGTGCGCGGCGCAGCCTGCTGGACCTTGAGATCAGCTCTGCCTTGGCGGGCCTCGCCGAGAGGGATGAGAATGGCGCGGAGTGA